From the genome of Solibacillus sp. FSL H8-0538:
CACCACCCGCACCGATTAATGTATGAAGTTCATCGATAAATAAAATGATATTGCCCGCTTGGCGGATTTCATCCATTACTTTTTTCAAGCGGTCCTCAAACTCTCCGCGGTATTTAGTACCTGCAACCACTGTACCCATATCAAGCGTCATAACACGCTTGTCACGTAGTGTTTCTGGTACTTCATTATTAATGATTTGCTGTGCTAAGCCTTCTGCAATTGCTGTCTTACCAACACCTGGTTCCCCGATAAGTACCGGATTGTTTTTCGTACGACGGGATAAAACTTCAACAACGCGTGTAATTTCTTTTGAACGGCCAATAACCGGATCCAGCGAACCTTCACGGGCTACCGCTGTTAAATCACGCGCTAAACTATCCAGTGTTGGTGTGTTTACGGCTTGGGTTGCGCTTGTGCCATTAGTATTCGAATCATTATTTCCAAGTAAAAGCAGGACTTGCTGGCGCGCTTTATTAATGCTCACACCTGTATTCGCTAATACACGTGCGGCTACACCTTCGCCTTCACGAATTAATGCCAGTAAAATATGCTCTGTGCCGATATAAGCATGCCCCAGTTTACGTGATTCATCGACTGATAGTTCAATAACTTTTTTTGCTCGCGGTGTGTAATGCACGATTGGGCCTACATCCTCGGTCCCTTTTCCAACAAGCTCCTCAATACCTGATTCAATCATTTGTGGGCTAATATCAATGGCTTCTAATGCTTTAGCTGCTATGCCGCCACCTTCACGAATAAGACCAAGTAAAATATGCTCTGTGCCGATTGACTCGTGTTTCCAGCGAATTGCTTCTTCTTGAGCGAGTTGTAAAACTTTTTGTGCACGTTGAGTAAAACGATTAAACATCATACGGTTCCTCTCCTTTTTCTCCTGTATCAGGAGTTTCATTACGTTCTTGTGTCTGTAGCTTTCCTTGCATTAGCTTCGCGCGGTACATATCGCGTTCAGCAGGTTGTAATGTTGTGCCAGCATATTGCTGAATAAATCCAGGCTGTATGAGCAGCATGCACTCATTTAATCTGTTTTGTGAAATTTCTTCTATCAATCCTAAATCCACACCTAGACGAACATTCGATAAACATGTAGCGGCTTCCTCGCTAGTAAGTATACGAGCAAATTTTAATGTCCCAAGTGAACGGCTTAAGCGGTCCTCTAAAACAAGGGGTGCTTGCTCTAGTAGCTGCTTACGTGCCAGTCGTTCCCTTTGAATAATTCGCTCTACAACGTTGCGTAATTCTTCAAGTATGTCGGCTTCTGATTTGCCAAGTGTAATTTGGTTTGAAATTTGATAAACATTTCCTAAATTTTCGCTACCTTCTCCATATATACCCCTAACAACCATTCCTAATCGTGTCATCATTTGAATTAAAGCATTCATTTGCTTTGACATCGTAAGAGCTGGTAGGTGCATCATGACGGAAGCTCGGAGACCGGTGCCCACATTCGTTGGACAGCTCGTTAAGTAGCCATATCGTTCGTGATAGGCATAGGGTATCTTCCTTCGTAAATAACTATCAATACGACTAGCTGCCTCATATGCCTCTTCTATTTGCATGCCCGGTGCTAAGCATTGAATGCGAATATGATCTTCTTCATTGACCATGACGCTCATTGCTTCATTGTCCGTTAAAAATACGGACGCGACTTTTTCATTTTTTGCTAAGTACGGGCTAATTAAGTGTTTTTCTACAAGTATTTGACGCTGTAGAATCGGCATATCTTTAATCGTGAAATAAGAAAAGTGCAGT
Proteins encoded in this window:
- a CDS encoding protein arginine kinase, producing MNIEHFLTNAAPSWMIVDAQQTDIVMSTRIRLARNLADLKFPISFSEQEAKLVNDKVMQALLSLNEEQLHFSYFTIKDMPILQRQILVEKHLISPYLAKNEKVASVFLTDNEAMSVMVNEEDHIRIQCLAPGMQIEEAYEAASRIDSYLRRKIPYAYHERYGYLTSCPTNVGTGLRASVMMHLPALTMSKQMNALIQMMTRLGMVVRGIYGEGSENLGNVYQISNQITLGKSEADILEELRNVVERIIQRERLARKQLLEQAPLVLEDRLSRSLGTLKFARILTSEEAATCLSNVRLGVDLGLIEEISQNRLNECMLLIQPGFIQQYAGTTLQPAERDMYRAKLMQGKLQTQERNETPDTGEKGEEPYDV